A single genomic interval of Candidatus Bipolaricaulis anaerobius harbors:
- the amrS gene encoding AmmeMemoRadiSam system radical SAM enzyme: MREAMLWEGAGEGRVRCALCAHRCLIPPGGRGVCSVRENRNGTLHTLVYGRLVSQTLDPIEKKPLYHFLPGSPALSIAAMGCNFRCDFCQNHVISQYPREHRGGILGEPVSPEDVVRAARDTHAPIIAYTYTEPAVFFEMCYDTGKIAHGQGIRNAFVTNGYLTEEALAEAQGWLHAANVDLKAFSDDFYRRYCGASLQPVLDTIRRMVAQGIWVEVTTLVIPGRNDADEELGWIAQFLAGVSPDIPWHVSRFVPSYRAQDLPPTPLETLRRARDIGREAGLRFVYLGNFPGEGEDTTCPSCGRLVIRRYGFQIVRNALLEGHCPHCGEAIPGVWS; encoded by the coding sequence ATGCGCGAGGCGATGCTATGGGAAGGGGCCGGGGAGGGGCGGGTGCGGTGCGCGCTCTGCGCCCACCGGTGCCTCATCCCTCCCGGGGGGCGCGGCGTGTGCTCTGTCCGCGAGAACCGGAACGGGACGCTCCACACCCTCGTCTACGGCCGCCTCGTGTCCCAGACCCTCGACCCGATCGAGAAGAAACCCCTCTACCACTTCCTCCCTGGCTCGCCGGCCCTCTCCATCGCCGCGATGGGGTGCAACTTCCGGTGCGACTTCTGCCAGAACCACGTCATCTCCCAGTACCCGCGGGAGCACCGGGGAGGGATCCTCGGGGAACCTGTCTCGCCCGAGGACGTGGTGCGGGCCGCTCGGGACACCCACGCCCCGATCATTGCCTACACCTACACCGAGCCGGCGGTGTTCTTCGAGATGTGCTACGACACGGGGAAGATCGCCCATGGGCAGGGGATCCGGAACGCCTTCGTCACCAATGGCTACCTGACCGAGGAGGCCCTTGCCGAGGCCCAGGGCTGGCTCCACGCTGCTAATGTGGATCTCAAGGCGTTCTCGGACGACTTCTACCGCCGGTACTGCGGCGCCTCCCTCCAGCCCGTGCTCGATACGATCCGGCGGATGGTGGCCCAGGGGATCTGGGTCGAGGTGACGACGCTCGTCATCCCGGGACGGAACGACGCGGACGAGGAGCTGGGATGGATCGCGCAGTTCCTCGCCGGGGTCTCCCCCGATATTCCGTGGCACGTGTCGCGGTTCGTCCCCTCCTATCGGGCCCAGGACCTCCCGCCGACCCCGCTGGAGACCCTCCGCCGGGCGCGGGACATCGGGCGCGAGGCGGGCCTACGGTTCGTGTACCTGGGGAACTTCCCCGGCGAGGGGGAGGACACGACCTGCCCCTCCTGCGGCCGGCTCGTCATCCGGCGCTACGGGTTCCAGATCGTCAGGAACGCGCTCCTCGAGGGCCATTGTCCGCACTGTGGTGAGGCGATCCCCGGCGTCTGGAGCTAG
- the trmD gene encoding tRNA (guanosine(37)-N1)-methyltransferase TrmD, producing the protein MRFDVVTLHPEMLLPFAAEGILRGAQDKGLIEIHLHDLRLFSPEGGIVDDRPFGGGAGMVMRPEPFARALAAIGREGGRTPYTVLLSAQGVRFSQEIAHALARERAVALLCGRYEGVDERVAARCDLELSIGDYVLAGGELAAAVVLETTARMVPGVVGRHESAATDSFYSGARLGYPQYTRPRVFQGMEVPAVLLSGDHEKIRRWREREAWRKTLRHRPDLVGLNLPPAERGEAP; encoded by the coding sequence ATGAGGTTTGACGTCGTCACCCTCCATCCGGAGATGCTTCTCCCGTTCGCCGCGGAGGGGATCCTCCGGGGGGCGCAGGACAAGGGATTGATCGAGATCCATCTCCACGACCTGCGGCTCTTCTCCCCGGAGGGGGGGATCGTGGACGACCGGCCGTTCGGGGGTGGGGCGGGGATGGTGATGCGGCCGGAGCCGTTCGCGCGGGCTCTTGCGGCGATCGGGCGCGAGGGCGGGAGGACGCCGTACACGGTGCTCCTCTCCGCGCAGGGGGTCCGCTTCTCCCAGGAGATCGCGCATGCCCTGGCCCGGGAGCGCGCCGTGGCCCTCCTCTGCGGCCGCTACGAGGGGGTGGACGAACGGGTGGCCGCGCGGTGCGATCTCGAGCTCTCGATCGGGGACTACGTCCTCGCGGGGGGCGAGCTCGCCGCGGCGGTGGTGTTGGAGACGACGGCGCGGATGGTGCCCGGGGTGGTCGGGCGCCACGAGTCGGCAGCCACTGACTCCTTCTACTCCGGGGCGCGCTTGGGGTACCCCCAGTACACCCGCCCCCGGGTGTTCCAGGGAATGGAGGTGCCGGCCGTCCTCCTCTCCGGCGACCACGAGAAGATCCGCCGCTGGCGGGAGAGGGAGGCGTGGCGGAAGACCCTCCGCCACCGCCCTGACCTCGTGGGATTGAACCTTCCTCCAGCGGAACGGGGTGAGGCGCCGTGA
- the tsaE gene encoding tRNA (adenosine(37)-N6)-threonylcarbamoyltransferase complex ATPase subunit type 1 TsaE, with amino-acid sequence MERIVSTHGPEETEEVGFGLASLLTDGDVVALVGELGAGKTTFVRGLARGLFVKEAILSPSFLLARSYEGRIPFHHLDAYRITSPRELAEVGLEELLPPSAGVTAVEWADRIADLIPPQAVWVTLEHAGDDRRRITLRR; translated from the coding sequence ATGGAGCGGATCGTCAGCACCCACGGCCCGGAGGAGACGGAGGAGGTGGGGTTCGGGCTCGCCTCCCTCCTCACGGATGGGGATGTGGTGGCCCTCGTCGGGGAGCTCGGGGCGGGGAAGACGACGTTCGTAAGAGGCCTTGCCCGCGGGCTGTTCGTGAAGGAGGCCATCCTCTCGCCGAGCTTCCTCCTCGCCCGCAGCTACGAGGGGAGGATCCCGTTTCACCACCTCGATGCCTACCGGATCACCTCCCCCCGCGAGCTCGCCGAGGTCGGGCTCGAGGAGCTCCTCCCCCCGTCCGCCGGGGTGACGGCCGTGGAGTGGGCGGACCGGATCGCGGACCTCATCCCGCCCCAGGCTGTGTGGGTCACGCTCGAACACGCGGGCGACGACCGCCGCCGGATCACCCTCCGCCGCTAG
- a CDS encoding M1 family aminopeptidase encodes MRSALCCLLLTLAGEALASSVQIESTFVPDEHAIVGTMRMGWDSSPGEAWFALLGNFGREPNPYLSPLAQDGSYVSGFDPAWTVIERVAWSTPDGEEELPFELHPAPPTLQTYSLDDVLLRVELPEGEGDLLIAFRTRFPHIWAGEPGRLGDVYTWRFGWHPLPASPPMDGTWPLLLSAHDYRVTLTVPAGWEAALPGEVTREEDGERTAFTTSFSAPVRSVSLFLAPKGTLRRATVPLQGIEVEAVALPGDEDLVRALATYLPEILAYYAEKYGPYPEGRLLLVEHPNEIGVAMTADGVVYLPRWLFRRFDLTAGGILSRYSRYILAHELAHLWWGIGIGVDLDAENWLSEGMSQYLALRWYEDTFGADGGNVFQLERHGLGEELVNRQLGFMNLRQHMTELPYLQTAFTGFDEAVVKPGGEVRYEQASAVRLYDKGYLVLRAAASLAGEEAFDGVLRQAHAQARSGMFTSSDLQALLEGATGEGWEVFFSQWVYGEAWADYAAAGMVRARDGEEHVTAVHVTRAGTGYMPVTVEVRGAEGERSSQTWDAGAMSATIEFRTPFPVREAVVDPDHRALDVDRLNNAWPRRFVVMLDRNELPLDAYLVQPDAATEGMTIRYLDRFGWGVYPQAMAVSGWVRYGREWTMTGGAAVGETLVGAISLTRHLWATPRLGSAGTYWEPVGELTFTVARQPLWTLGVELGWQEELARAHSGGLSLLWIPPEGWKAELSHTQLLGLAPHLYLTLTVGVGLASPDLPSAFLPALSEFRTRIAGNPPHGDRKAFASLGIWLPPLRPDYSLGGAALVTEVRSRLYASLARLWREGEGGEIIPTYLEVGAEAMIQVEALGGLLGFTAVVGIGWPLSPVGEGVLYLGIVGL; translated from the coding sequence GTGCGGAGCGCGCTGTGCTGCCTTTTGCTGACCCTTGCCGGAGAGGCTTTGGCCTCCTCGGTGCAGATCGAGTCCACGTTCGTCCCCGACGAGCACGCCATCGTCGGCACGATGCGAATGGGATGGGACTCCTCCCCTGGAGAAGCGTGGTTCGCCCTCCTCGGGAACTTCGGACGGGAACCGAACCCGTACCTCTCCCCCCTGGCGCAGGACGGGTCCTACGTTAGCGGGTTCGACCCTGCGTGGACGGTGATTGAGCGGGTGGCGTGGTCCACCCCAGATGGGGAGGAAGAGCTCCCGTTCGAGCTCCACCCTGCCCCCCCCACGCTCCAGACCTACTCCCTGGACGATGTCCTCCTCCGGGTCGAGCTGCCGGAGGGGGAAGGAGACCTCTTGATCGCGTTCCGGACGAGGTTCCCCCACATCTGGGCTGGCGAGCCAGGTAGACTCGGCGACGTGTACACGTGGCGGTTCGGGTGGCATCCGTTGCCCGCCTCGCCGCCCATGGATGGGACGTGGCCCCTCCTCCTGTCGGCGCACGACTACCGGGTGACGCTCACCGTGCCCGCGGGGTGGGAGGCCGCCCTGCCGGGAGAGGTGACACGAGAGGAGGACGGTGAGCGGACCGCATTCACAACCAGCTTCTCCGCGCCCGTGCGCTCGGTGTCGCTCTTCCTCGCGCCCAAGGGGACCCTGCGCCGGGCGACGGTTCCCCTTCAGGGGATCGAGGTCGAGGCGGTTGCCCTGCCCGGCGACGAGGACCTGGTCCGCGCGCTGGCGACCTACCTCCCGGAGATCCTCGCCTACTACGCGGAGAAGTACGGCCCTTACCCCGAGGGCCGGCTCCTCCTCGTCGAGCACCCAAACGAGATTGGGGTCGCGATGACCGCCGATGGGGTCGTGTACCTCCCCCGCTGGCTCTTCCGCCGGTTCGACCTCACCGCAGGCGGGATCCTGTCCCGCTACAGCCGGTACATCCTCGCCCACGAGCTCGCCCACCTGTGGTGGGGGATCGGGATCGGGGTGGACCTCGATGCGGAGAACTGGCTCTCCGAGGGGATGAGCCAGTACCTGGCGCTCCGCTGGTACGAGGATACGTTCGGGGCGGACGGGGGAAACGTGTTCCAACTCGAACGACACGGCCTCGGGGAGGAGCTGGTGAACCGCCAGCTGGGGTTCATGAACCTCCGCCAGCACATGACCGAGCTCCCCTACCTCCAGACCGCGTTCACGGGGTTCGATGAGGCGGTGGTCAAGCCAGGGGGCGAAGTCCGCTACGAGCAGGCGTCCGCAGTGCGCCTCTACGACAAGGGGTACCTCGTCCTCCGCGCCGCGGCGTCGCTTGCGGGGGAGGAGGCGTTCGACGGGGTGCTGCGCCAGGCCCATGCCCAAGCGCGGTCGGGGATGTTCACGTCCTCCGACCTCCAGGCCCTCCTCGAAGGGGCGACAGGGGAAGGCTGGGAGGTGTTCTTCTCCCAGTGGGTGTACGGTGAGGCGTGGGCCGACTACGCCGCGGCCGGGATGGTGCGCGCGAGGGACGGAGAGGAACACGTCACAGCCGTCCACGTCACGCGGGCCGGGACCGGGTACATGCCCGTGACGGTGGAGGTCCGAGGGGCGGAGGGGGAGCGATCTTCCCAGACCTGGGATGCGGGGGCCATGTCCGCCACAATCGAGTTCCGCACCCCGTTCCCGGTGCGCGAGGCGGTGGTGGATCCCGATCACCGTGCGCTTGACGTGGACCGGCTCAACAACGCGTGGCCCCGCCGGTTCGTGGTGATGCTCGATCGGAACGAGTTGCCCCTCGATGCCTACCTCGTCCAGCCTGACGCCGCCACGGAGGGGATGACGATCCGCTACCTCGATCGGTTCGGGTGGGGGGTGTACCCCCAGGCGATGGCGGTGAGCGGATGGGTCCGCTACGGCCGCGAGTGGACGATGACGGGGGGGGCCGCAGTGGGAGAGACCCTCGTCGGGGCCATCTCCTTGACCCGCCACCTGTGGGCCACGCCGCGCCTTGGCTCGGCGGGAACGTACTGGGAACCTGTGGGCGAGCTCACGTTCACCGTGGCCCGCCAGCCCCTGTGGACGCTCGGCGTCGAGCTCGGATGGCAGGAGGAGCTCGCCCGCGCCCACAGCGGCGGGTTGTCCCTCCTCTGGATCCCGCCGGAGGGATGGAAAGCGGAGCTCAGCCACACCCAGCTCCTCGGCCTCGCTCCCCATCTCTACCTCACCCTCACCGTGGGGGTCGGCCTGGCCAGCCCCGACCTCCCGTCGGCCTTCCTTCCCGCCCTCAGCGAGTTCCGAACGCGGATCGCGGGGAACCCGCCCCACGGGGACCGGAAGGCCTTCGCCTCGCTAGGGATATGGCTCCCTCCGCTCCGGCCGGACTACTCCCTGGGCGGGGCAGCGCTCGTGACCGAGGTCCGCTCCCGCCTCTACGCCTCCCTCGCCCGGCTGTGGCGGGAGGGGGAAGGAGGGGAGATAATCCCGACCTATCTCGAGGTCGGTGCCGAAGCGATGATCCAAGTTGAGGCGCTGGGGGGGCTCCTCGGGTTCACGGCGGTGGTGGGGATCGGGTGGCCCCTCTCCCCCGTCGGCGAAGGCGTCCTCTATCTGGGCATCGTCGGCCTGTAG
- the pheT gene encoding phenylalanine--tRNA ligase subunit beta, translated as MRASLNWVSEYVDLPEVPREALAERLTVAGLEVERIESLDAEGVVVARVVAVEPHPKARNLSLCHVETGTDHRTVVCGADNARAGGLFPLALPGARLPGGELSVATIRGVKSEGMLLSQKELGLEGKSAGIWDLPPDLPLGADLALLVGFPDTVFSLKITSNRPDLLGIVGIAREISALYRTTVRDPDLSFPEVPPTAASLTDVQIEDPTDCPRYVARIIRGIADRPSPVPIQARLLKSGMRPLALAVDVTNYVLLELGHPLHAFDQGKLAEGRIVVRRARRGERIRTLDGVERDLSPEVLVIADAVRPVAVAGVMGGAESEVSAGTREVLLEAAAFAPARVRRSARAVGARTEASLRFERGLSPEMADLASRRYCALLSQQAEVAIARGAVDAYPAPARAGLVSLRKRRVAELLGVEVPPSEVAEGLTRLGLTVQDRGDAWDARIPPFRQDLGREIDLVEEVARLYGYDRIPALAPRTEPRIGRKDPREAFADRVRGILAALGLVEAYTPGFLPAEEAEVRLRNPLAQGGDGLRPSLLPGLLAVVRGNLEAQAPGVAVFEVGRVFLRRDGAVTEEDRVGIALAGRSPLPLSGKREHSPADLKGLLDALLTALRIENAALGEIEDVRLHPYRRAGIYLAPREGRGPRTLIGWLGELSPALRAALPGERRVLALELALPPLRMAARPPEHHPLPRSPASKRDLSLLVPQDIPEGIVRGELLAEPLVESAFLYDLYCGEGVPAGHLSLTYEVTFRDPERTLASDEVEAAVGRILARLQPLGARIRT; from the coding sequence GTGCGGGCATCCCTGAACTGGGTTTCCGAGTACGTGGACCTTCCCGAGGTCCCGCGGGAGGCGCTCGCCGAGCGGCTGACCGTGGCCGGGCTCGAGGTGGAGCGGATCGAGTCCCTGGACGCGGAGGGGGTGGTCGTGGCCCGGGTGGTGGCGGTCGAGCCCCACCCGAAAGCAAGGAACCTCTCCCTGTGCCATGTCGAAACGGGGACGGACCACCGGACCGTCGTGTGCGGCGCTGATAACGCGCGGGCGGGAGGCCTCTTCCCTCTCGCTCTCCCCGGTGCCCGCCTTCCGGGGGGGGAACTCTCCGTGGCCACGATCCGGGGCGTGAAGAGCGAGGGGATGCTCCTCTCCCAGAAGGAACTCGGGCTGGAGGGGAAATCGGCCGGGATCTGGGATCTCCCCCCGGACCTCCCGCTGGGGGCGGACCTCGCGCTGTTGGTTGGGTTCCCGGACACCGTGTTCTCCCTCAAGATCACGTCCAACCGGCCGGACCTCCTCGGGATCGTGGGGATCGCCCGCGAGATCTCCGCCCTGTACCGGACCACGGTGCGCGATCCAGATCTCTCGTTCCCCGAAGTTCCCCCCACCGCCGCCAGCCTGACCGATGTCCAGATCGAGGATCCTACTGACTGCCCCCGCTACGTGGCCCGCATCATCCGGGGGATCGCCGATCGCCCATCGCCGGTTCCGATCCAGGCACGGCTCCTCAAGAGCGGGATGCGGCCGCTCGCGCTGGCGGTGGACGTCACGAACTACGTGCTCCTCGAACTGGGGCACCCCCTCCACGCGTTCGATCAGGGGAAGCTCGCCGAGGGGCGGATCGTCGTCCGTCGGGCAAGGCGGGGGGAGAGGATCAGGACCCTGGATGGGGTAGAGCGGGACCTCTCCCCAGAGGTGCTTGTGATCGCAGACGCGGTGCGGCCGGTGGCCGTGGCCGGTGTGATGGGGGGGGCGGAGAGCGAGGTCAGCGCGGGCACCCGCGAGGTCCTCCTCGAGGCGGCCGCGTTTGCCCCGGCCCGGGTGCGGCGCTCGGCGCGGGCGGTGGGCGCCCGCACCGAGGCAAGCCTGCGCTTCGAGCGGGGCCTGTCCCCCGAGATGGCGGACCTCGCGTCCCGCCGCTACTGCGCCCTCCTCTCCCAGCAGGCAGAGGTCGCGATCGCCCGCGGAGCGGTGGACGCCTACCCCGCTCCCGCACGGGCGGGCCTCGTCTCCCTCCGCAAGCGACGCGTGGCGGAGCTCCTCGGGGTCGAGGTGCCCCCGTCCGAGGTCGCGGAGGGCCTGACCCGCCTCGGGCTCACCGTCCAGGATCGCGGGGATGCCTGGGATGCGCGGATCCCCCCGTTCCGGCAGGATCTCGGGCGGGAGATCGACCTCGTCGAGGAGGTCGCCCGCCTGTACGGCTATGACCGGATCCCGGCCCTCGCCCCGCGAACCGAGCCCCGGATCGGGAGGAAGGACCCCCGGGAAGCGTTCGCGGACCGGGTGCGGGGGATCCTCGCCGCGCTGGGCCTCGTCGAGGCCTACACCCCGGGGTTCCTCCCCGCGGAGGAGGCCGAGGTGAGGCTGCGGAACCCGCTCGCCCAGGGCGGGGATGGGCTGAGGCCGAGCCTCCTCCCCGGGCTCCTCGCGGTCGTGCGGGGGAACCTCGAAGCCCAGGCGCCGGGCGTGGCCGTGTTCGAGGTCGGCCGCGTGTTCCTGCGCCGCGATGGGGCGGTGACGGAGGAGGACCGCGTGGGGATCGCCCTCGCCGGCCGTTCCCCCCTCCCCCTCTCTGGGAAGCGGGAGCACTCCCCGGCGGACCTGAAGGGGCTCCTCGACGCCCTCCTCACCGCCCTGCGCATCGAGAACGCCGCCCTCGGGGAGATCGAGGACGTCCGGCTCCACCCCTACCGCCGGGCCGGGATCTACCTCGCGCCCCGTGAGGGCCGCGGGCCGCGGACGCTGATCGGATGGCTCGGCGAGCTCTCCCCCGCCCTGAGGGCCGCCCTCCCCGGCGAGCGGCGGGTGTTGGCGCTGGAGCTGGCCCTTCCTCCCCTCCGCATGGCGGCCCGCCCTCCCGAACACCACCCCCTCCCCCGTTCGCCGGCCTCGAAGCGCGACCTGTCCCTCCTCGTGCCCCAGGACATCCCCGAAGGGATCGTCCGGGGAGAGCTCCTCGCCGAGCCGCTCGTCGAGAGCGCGTTCCTGTACGACCTCTACTGCGGGGAGGGCGTCCCCGCCGGCCACCTCAGCCTGACCTACGAGGTCACGTTCCGCGACCCGGAGCGGACCCTGGCCTCGGACGAGGTCGAGGCGGCGGTGGGGCGGATCCTCGCCCGCCTCCAGCCGCTCGGGGCTCGCATCCGGACCTAG
- a CDS encoding signal recognition particle protein: MFESLTERLSQAFQRLRAPGRLTPAEVEAGLREIRQALLAADVHYGVVRDLLARVEERSVGEKVVESLAPAEQLLGIVRAEMAAAMGGEATKLRLAGRPAIVLLVGPAGSGKTTTAGKLARHLLRKGRQPFLVCADPQRPAAAEQLATLASRLGIAFARAVEDPVVEVTQAAERARRELRDVLIVDTPGTPPGAAPPPFVADLVAALEPSDVLLVLDALVGQEAVRMGEAFAPLGITGLILTKLDGDARGGAALSLPTRLGEPVLFVGVGEKPEDLEPFDPGRMADRILGFGDLAGLAEVLAEAGGEEVAATAARVREGTFTLEDFLIQFEAMSRAGPLDQLLAKIPGLGKVAPDEEVESELKRSRAIIQSMTVEERRHPHIIGSSRKRRIARGSGTTVQEVNQLLSQYEQARRLVRGLGKQRRPPGGGGRVPVMR; this comes from the coding sequence GTGTTTGAGTCGTTGACCGAGCGGCTGTCCCAGGCGTTCCAGAGGCTCCGTGCCCCCGGGCGGCTCACCCCGGCAGAGGTCGAGGCCGGGCTGCGCGAGATCCGGCAGGCCCTCCTCGCCGCCGATGTCCACTACGGGGTGGTGCGCGATCTCTTGGCGCGGGTCGAGGAACGGTCGGTTGGGGAGAAGGTCGTGGAGTCGCTCGCCCCTGCCGAGCAGCTCCTGGGGATCGTGCGGGCGGAGATGGCGGCGGCGATGGGGGGCGAGGCGACCAAGCTTCGCCTGGCGGGCCGGCCGGCGATCGTCCTCCTCGTCGGCCCAGCGGGATCGGGGAAGACGACCACCGCGGGGAAGCTGGCGCGGCATCTCCTCCGCAAGGGACGCCAGCCTTTCCTCGTATGCGCCGACCCGCAGCGCCCGGCGGCGGCGGAGCAGCTCGCGACCTTGGCCTCGCGGCTTGGGATCGCGTTTGCCCGAGCGGTGGAGGACCCTGTCGTGGAGGTGACCCAGGCGGCAGAGCGGGCCCGGCGGGAGCTCCGCGACGTCCTGATCGTGGACACGCCGGGCACTCCCCCCGGAGCGGCGCCTCCCCCGTTCGTGGCCGATCTCGTGGCCGCCCTTGAGCCAAGCGATGTCCTCCTCGTCCTCGACGCGCTCGTGGGTCAGGAGGCGGTGCGGATGGGCGAGGCGTTCGCCCCCCTTGGGATCACGGGGCTCATCCTCACCAAGCTCGACGGGGATGCGCGGGGGGGGGCCGCCCTCTCCCTGCCGACCCGGCTTGGGGAGCCAGTCCTGTTCGTGGGGGTGGGGGAGAAGCCCGAGGACCTCGAACCGTTCGATCCCGGGCGGATGGCGGACCGGATCCTTGGGTTCGGCGATCTGGCTGGGCTGGCGGAGGTGCTCGCCGAGGCGGGGGGGGAGGAGGTCGCGGCCACGGCGGCCCGGGTGCGGGAGGGGACGTTCACCCTTGAGGACTTCCTCATCCAGTTCGAGGCGATGAGCCGCGCCGGACCCTTGGACCAGCTCCTCGCCAAGATCCCCGGCTTGGGTAAGGTCGCCCCCGACGAGGAGGTGGAGTCCGAGCTCAAGCGGTCACGGGCCATCATCCAATCGATGACGGTTGAGGAGCGGCGCCACCCCCATATAATCGGGTCTAGCCGCAAGCGCCGGATCGCCCGCGGTTCGGGAACTACTGTTCAGGAAGTGAATCAGCTTCTGTCCCAATACGAGCAGGCGCGGCGCCTTGTGCGCGGGCTAGGCAAGCAGCGACGGCCCCCGGGAGGGGGCGGACGCGTTCCAGTGATGAGGTGA
- a CDS encoding GNAT family N-acetyltransferase produces MILTTRRLTLVACPVEVAQALLGEGAERILGAAVPSGWPSPELTGILPLYLQELLHDPSALGWGIWIPIDRGANAVVGDAGFKGRPAPDGTVEIGYGTAPAFRGRGYATEAVQALIGWAFTQPAVGQVVAECVPENAASIRVLAKAGFRCTSAQAGSLRWARSRRI; encoded by the coding sequence GTGATCCTGACCACCCGCCGGCTCACGCTTGTGGCCTGTCCCGTTGAGGTCGCCCAGGCGCTTCTCGGCGAGGGGGCGGAGCGGATCCTCGGCGCCGCGGTCCCGTCCGGCTGGCCGTCGCCGGAGCTCACGGGGATCCTCCCCCTCTACCTCCAGGAGCTCCTCCACGACCCGAGTGCCCTCGGGTGGGGGATTTGGATCCCCATCGATCGGGGAGCGAACGCGGTCGTAGGGGATGCGGGGTTCAAGGGCCGGCCGGCTCCGGACGGGACCGTGGAGATCGGGTACGGGACCGCTCCCGCTTTCCGCGGACGGGGCTACGCCACCGAAGCAGTGCAAGCCCTCATCGGTTGGGCCTTCACCCAGCCCGCGGTGGGACAGGTCGTCGCGGAGTGCGTGCCGGAGAACGCGGCCTCGATTCGCGTCCTGGCGAAGGCCGGGTTCCGGTGCACCTCTGCTCAGGCGGGATCCCTGCGCTGGGCGAGGTCGCGCCGGATATGA
- the rpsP gene encoding 30S ribosomal protein S16: MVKIRLMRVGKRKQPSYRIVVMEGADKQGGRAVATIGHYNPLAEPEEFTLDTEAALSWLRRGAQPSAAARRLLAKSGVLKALEDARSGRGAAPGEGDAG; encoded by the coding sequence ATGGTCAAGATCAGGCTCATGCGGGTGGGCAAGCGCAAGCAGCCCAGCTACCGGATCGTGGTGATGGAGGGGGCGGACAAGCAAGGAGGCCGGGCTGTGGCGACGATCGGCCACTACAACCCGCTCGCCGAGCCCGAGGAGTTCACGCTGGACACGGAGGCCGCCCTGTCCTGGCTCCGTCGGGGGGCCCAACCGTCCGCGGCCGCCCGCCGCCTGTTGGCGAAGAGCGGCGTCCTCAAGGCGCTCGAAGACGCCCGATCGGGCCGCGGCGCTGCGCCGGGCGAAGGAGATGCTGGCTGA
- a CDS encoding hemolysin family protein, whose protein sequence is MTPESQGIVLFLLLLLSAFFSASETALSALSELRVFHLLRRTSSKQKVKALEHLLRDPNDFITCLVIYNNLVNVGASSLATLLFLRLLPTLPEYAQGLISTVVLTTFLLLIGEITPKNIARNRPEAVAMAVIVPMWQLTRASHPVVQFFRRAGAYLVRPFGIEFFSRERASLSKDQLVSIIELGEERGALSREHGDMMRRILSLDEITAEDIMVPRTDMKTIEVGTPLAEVVKFIVSDGHSRYPVYQGTEDNVVGLLHAKDLLAHLGEPPANVSLTSLLRPVSFTPTTKPIGALLQEFQRERSHMAVVVDEYGGVVGIVTLEDILEEIVGEIEDEYDRRRPRPLIRRLSPTEAIVGGDAEVRTVNRSLGADLPEDEAVTIAGLVLERLGDIPEVGTKLHIGRTEITVERASAREITTVRLALNPEPQPDEEPT, encoded by the coding sequence GTGACCCCAGAGTCGCAAGGTATCGTCCTTTTTCTTCTCCTGCTTCTCTCCGCTTTTTTCTCCGCTTCTGAGACGGCACTGTCTGCTCTTTCCGAGCTCCGGGTGTTCCACCTCCTTCGCCGGACCTCCTCGAAACAGAAGGTGAAGGCCCTCGAGCACCTGTTGCGCGATCCCAACGACTTCATCACCTGCCTCGTTATCTACAACAACCTCGTCAACGTCGGGGCATCGAGCCTGGCCACCCTCCTCTTCCTGCGCCTCCTCCCGACCCTCCCCGAGTACGCGCAAGGCCTCATCTCCACGGTCGTCCTGACGACGTTCCTCCTCCTCATCGGGGAGATCACCCCCAAAAACATCGCCCGCAACCGCCCGGAGGCAGTGGCGATGGCGGTGATCGTCCCCATGTGGCAGCTGACGCGGGCCTCCCATCCCGTGGTGCAGTTCTTCCGCAGGGCGGGGGCGTACCTGGTGCGTCCATTCGGGATCGAGTTCTTCTCCCGGGAGCGGGCATCGCTTTCCAAGGACCAACTCGTGTCCATCATCGAGCTGGGGGAGGAACGGGGGGCCCTCTCCCGAGAGCATGGGGACATGATGCGGCGGATCCTCTCCCTGGACGAGATCACGGCCGAAGACATCATGGTCCCCCGCACCGACATGAAGACGATCGAGGTGGGGACCCCCCTGGCCGAGGTGGTGAAGTTCATCGTGTCCGACGGCCACTCCCGCTATCCGGTGTACCAGGGGACGGAGGACAACGTCGTCGGGCTCCTCCATGCCAAGGACCTCCTTGCCCACCTCGGGGAGCCCCCGGCGAACGTTTCCCTCACCTCCCTCCTCCGCCCGGTGTCGTTCACGCCGACCACGAAGCCGATCGGTGCCCTCCTCCAGGAGTTCCAACGGGAGCGGTCCCACATGGCGGTGGTCGTGGACGAGTACGGGGGGGTGGTGGGGATCGTGACCCTGGAGGACATCCTCGAGGAGATCGTGGGGGAGATCGAGGACGAGTACGACCGCCGCCGCCCCCGGCCCCTCATCCGCCGCCTGTCCCCGACCGAGGCGATCGTGGGCGGGGACGCCGAGGTCCGCACGGTGAACCGGAGCCTGGGGGCAGACCTTCCCGAGGACGAAGCGGTGACGATCGCCGGGCTCGTCCTGGAACGCCTGGGCGACATCCCAGAGGTCGGGACGAAGCTTCACATCGGACGGACCGAGATCACGGTCGAACGGGCGAGCGCCCGCGAGATCACAACCGTCCGCCTCGCCCTTAACCCCGAACCGCAACCCGATGAAGAGCCCACCTAG